From a region of the Vagococcus coleopterorum genome:
- a CDS encoding DUF1836 domain-containing protein: MKDIILATDWQKTLHNLKLPRWSELPDIPVYMDQLVTLVQRYTQPFSVSIDNQPLITSSMVNNYVKQKLILPPEKKKYDQRHLARLIIITTLKQSFDMTIVQQGIIQQIEASTNYEQAYDHFCQEMEDTVELFLINSTTDQIEVRIANPLYQPIQMATITLVAKLVTERTIQSINKTLKENEEK, translated from the coding sequence ATGAAAGATATCATCCTGGCAACTGACTGGCAAAAAACGTTACACAATTTAAAACTACCGCGTTGGAGTGAGTTACCTGATATTCCAGTATACATGGACCAACTCGTCACACTTGTCCAACGCTATACTCAACCTTTTTCTGTTAGCATCGATAATCAACCATTGATTACTTCTTCAATGGTCAATAACTACGTTAAACAAAAATTAATTCTCCCACCTGAAAAGAAAAAATATGACCAACGTCATTTGGCAAGATTAATTATTATTACCACTTTAAAACAGTCTTTCGATATGACCATAGTTCAGCAAGGAATTATTCAACAAATTGAAGCTAGTACTAATTACGAACAAGCTTACGATCATTTCTGCCAAGAAATGGAAGACACGGTTGAATTATTCTTAATAAATTCCACTACCGATCAAATTGAAGTTAGAATTGCTAATCCGCTGTACCAACCAATTCAAATGGCAACTATCACATTGGTTGCAAAACTAGTCACAGAACGAACGATTCAAAGCATAAACAAAACACTTAAAGAAAATGAGGAAAAATAA
- a CDS encoding DegV family protein — protein MTKQIALLVDSGMTLPEEILALPGVYEIPLNIIYKDAVYTDKVDITAEDIYARLDEEIPSTSLPSGQTIHYIMEKIIADGYQELLIVTISSGLSGTHNAVKLIAEDFPQLTCALIDTKSITLGGGLQGAYAKELIDHGLSLTECEEKLNTLVSESRVYFSLPTLEYLKKGGRIGLVSSVIGSALNLHPVVSCNEDGVYHTAAKARGRKRSVAKMVETASDFIGDSTSYDMGVAHAFCETDARNLAAFLKDTFPHIRNFYFEQASPALGIHTGPDAFGMTVLKHN, from the coding sequence ATGACAAAACAAATTGCGCTTTTAGTTGATTCAGGCATGACTCTACCAGAAGAAATTCTTGCTTTGCCAGGTGTCTATGAAATCCCCTTAAATATTATTTATAAAGATGCTGTCTATACAGATAAGGTAGATATCACAGCCGAAGATATCTACGCCCGATTAGATGAGGAAATCCCTTCGACTTCTTTGCCAAGTGGTCAAACAATTCATTACATTATGGAAAAAATTATTGCTGACGGCTATCAAGAACTTTTAATTGTGACTATCTCTAGCGGTCTAAGCGGTACGCACAACGCTGTGAAATTAATTGCTGAAGATTTCCCACAATTAACATGTGCCTTAATTGATACAAAGAGTATCACACTTGGCGGCGGGCTTCAGGGGGCCTACGCTAAAGAACTAATCGATCACGGTCTATCGCTAACAGAATGTGAAGAAAAATTAAACACACTTGTCTCAGAATCACGCGTTTATTTTAGTTTACCGACGTTAGAATATTTAAAAAAAGGTGGCCGCATCGGACTAGTTTCCTCTGTTATTGGATCCGCATTAAATCTACATCCTGTTGTTTCTTGTAATGAAGATGGCGTTTATCATACTGCTGCCAAAGCCCGTGGCCGAAAACGTAGTGTGGCTAAGATGGTAGAAACAGCTTCAGACTTTATTGGCGACTCAACTTCTTATGATATGGGTGTTGCCCATGCATTTTGCGAAACTGATGCCAGAAATCTAGCTGCGTTTCTTAAAGATACATTCCCACACATTAGAAATTTTTATTTTGAACAAGCTAGTCCCGCTTTAGGGATTCACACTGGCCCTGATGCATTCGGCATGACCGTTCTAAAACATAATTAA
- a CDS encoding L-lactate dehydrogenase, translating into MKNRDKQKIILVGAGAVGSSYAFALVNQNIGKELGIIDLNHGKSEGDAIDLSDGLAYTSPKKIYAATYDDCHDADLVVITAGATNTADQTRMDLLHINLKITKDIVDSVMASGFDGMFLVANNPVDIMAYAVQKFSGLPASRVIGSGTTLDSARFKKSLAEIIQADPRDIQAYIIGEHGDTQFPVWSHANIGGLQVYEWVKKRPEVTEESLIQLVEDVRDAGYRIIERKGSTYYGIAISLARITKAIFDDEHAILPLSVQLNGQYGASDLYIGSPAVITREGIQCVIEIPLNDMEQQKMQDSIHAIQQMIDEVF; encoded by the coding sequence ATGAAAAATAGAGATAAACAAAAAATTATTTTAGTTGGAGCAGGTGCGGTAGGTTCAAGTTATGCTTTTGCTTTAGTTAATCAAAATATTGGTAAAGAATTAGGGATTATTGATTTGAATCATGGTAAGAGTGAAGGCGACGCGATTGATTTATCTGATGGCTTAGCATACACGTCACCTAAAAAGATTTATGCAGCTACGTATGATGACTGTCATGATGCAGACTTAGTTGTTATTACGGCGGGAGCAACAAATACCGCTGATCAGACGCGGATGGATTTATTACATATCAATTTAAAAATTACTAAAGATATTGTTGATTCAGTGATGGCAAGTGGTTTTGATGGCATGTTCTTAGTGGCAAATAACCCTGTGGACATTATGGCTTATGCTGTTCAGAAGTTTTCTGGCTTGCCAGCATCACGTGTGATTGGTTCAGGTACGACCTTAGACAGTGCACGTTTCAAAAAATCGTTAGCTGAAATCATCCAAGCAGATCCACGTGATATTCAAGCGTATATTATTGGTGAACACGGCGATACTCAGTTCCCGGTTTGGTCACATGCAAATATTGGTGGACTACAGGTCTACGAATGGGTGAAAAAACGCCCAGAAGTGACTGAAGAAAGCTTAATCCAATTAGTTGAGGATGTTCGTGACGCAGGCTATCGAATCATTGAAAGAAAAGGCTCAACGTATTATGGGATTGCTATTTCTTTAGCTCGAATTACGAAAGCCATTTTTGATGATGAGCATGCTATTTTACCATTATCTGTCCAATTGAATGGGCAATATGGTGCATCAGATTTATACATTGGTTCGCCAGCAGTTATCACCCGCGAAGGGATCCAATGTGTGATTGAGATTCCGTTGAATGATATGGAGCAACAAAAAATGCAAGACTCTATCCACGCTATTCAACAAATGATTGATGAAGTATTTTAA
- a CDS encoding L-threonine 3-dehydrogenase, with product MKKVLVTGSLGQIGSELVYRLRQDNGMDSVIATDIRTIEGSPVCEEGIFEVLDVTDYDKFLELAKKYEVDTIIHLAALLSATAEARPAFAWNLNMTGLMNGLEIARELNTKFFAPSSIAAYGPNSQSDNTPQDDIMRPTTMYGVTKVAGELLADYYHTKYGVDTRSVRFPGLISYKVEPGGGTTDYAVDIYYEALKSGSYKSFIAEGTSMDMMYMDDAIEAIVKLMNADADRLVHRNAFNITAMAFTPEEIAASIKKVMPEFEMGYDVDPIRQGIAESWPNSIDATCAKDEWDFAPKFDLDGMTKEMLEKLTVKLKAEGKI from the coding sequence ATGAAAAAAGTATTAGTAACAGGTTCATTAGGCCAAATCGGATCAGAATTAGTTTACCGTCTACGTCAAGATAACGGCATGGATAGCGTTATCGCTACTGACATCCGTACTATCGAAGGTAGCCCAGTATGTGAAGAAGGAATTTTCGAAGTTTTAGATGTAACTGACTACGATAAATTCTTAGAATTAGCTAAAAAATATGAAGTGGATACAATCATCCACTTAGCAGCTTTACTTTCAGCTACAGCTGAAGCTCGTCCAGCGTTTGCTTGGAACTTAAACATGACTGGTTTAATGAATGGTTTAGAAATCGCTCGCGAACTAAACACTAAATTCTTTGCACCATCATCAATCGCTGCATATGGTCCAAACTCACAATCAGACAACACACCTCAAGACGATATCATGCGTCCAACTACAATGTACGGTGTGACTAAAGTTGCTGGTGAATTATTAGCTGACTACTACCACACTAAATATGGTGTTGATACACGTTCAGTCCGTTTCCCAGGTTTAATTTCTTACAAAGTTGAGCCAGGTGGCGGTACGACTGACTACGCTGTTGACATCTATTATGAAGCACTTAAATCAGGTTCATACAAATCATTTATCGCTGAAGGAACTTCAATGGATATGATGTATATGGACGATGCTATTGAGGCTATCGTTAAATTAATGAACGCTGATGCGGATCGTTTAGTACACCGTAACGCTTTCAATATTACTGCAATGGCCTTCACTCCAGAAGAAATTGCTGCATCAATCAAAAAAGTTATGCCTGAATTTGAAATGGGCTACGATGTTGACCCTATTCGTCAAGGTATTGCTGAATCATGGCCTAACTCAATCGATGCTACTTGCGCGAAAGATGAGTGGGACTTCGCTCCTAAATTTGATTTAGATGGCATGACAAAAGAAATGCTTGAAAAATTAACTGTTAAATTAAAAGCAGAAGGCAAAATTTAA
- a CDS encoding glycine C-acetyltransferase — MSKELNEFLQSNLNDLKSKGLYNEIEPLQSANGPMIQVGGKELINLSSNNYLGLATDERLTTAAKEAIDKWGAGSGAVRTINGTLEIHLELEKELAKFKGTEAAISYQSGFNCNMAAISAVMGKKDVILSDELNHASIIDGCRLSGAKIVRVNHSDMEDLAAKAKEVRESGLYEKAMFITDGVFSMDGDIAKLPEIVEIAKEFDLMVYVDDAHGSGVLGHGHGTVKHFGLEKEVDFQIGTLSKAIGVVGGYVAGTQDLIDWLKVRSRPFLFSTAVSPADAAAAKRSLEILDADTSLNEKLWENATYFKEKLNAMGFETGISETPITPVIIGDEQKAQDFSKRLYEEGVYVKSIVFPTVPLGTGRVRNMPTAAHTKEMLDNALAIYEKVGKEFDLI, encoded by the coding sequence ATGAGTAAAGAATTAAACGAGTTTTTACAATCAAACCTTAACGATTTAAAATCAAAAGGTCTTTACAATGAAATCGAACCATTACAAAGTGCTAATGGTCCAATGATCCAAGTTGGTGGAAAAGAGTTAATCAACTTATCATCAAATAACTATCTTGGTTTAGCAACTGACGAACGTCTAACGACAGCTGCTAAAGAAGCTATCGACAAATGGGGAGCAGGTTCTGGTGCCGTTCGTACAATCAACGGAACATTAGAAATCCATTTAGAGTTAGAAAAAGAATTAGCTAAGTTCAAAGGAACTGAAGCTGCTATTTCTTACCAATCAGGATTCAACTGTAACATGGCTGCTATTTCAGCAGTTATGGGTAAAAAAGATGTTATCTTATCTGATGAATTAAACCACGCATCAATCATTGATGGTTGTCGTTTATCAGGTGCTAAAATTGTCCGTGTAAATCACTCTGACATGGAAGATTTAGCTGCTAAAGCTAAAGAAGTACGTGAGTCAGGTTTATATGAAAAAGCAATGTTCATTACAGATGGTGTCTTCTCAATGGATGGAGATATCGCTAAATTACCAGAAATCGTTGAAATCGCTAAAGAATTCGACTTAATGGTATATGTTGATGACGCTCATGGTTCAGGTGTCTTAGGTCATGGTCACGGAACAGTTAAACACTTTGGTTTAGAAAAAGAAGTTGATTTCCAAATCGGAACGCTTTCTAAAGCAATTGGTGTTGTTGGTGGATATGTTGCCGGAACACAAGATTTAATCGACTGGTTAAAAGTGCGTTCTCGTCCATTCTTATTCTCAACAGCCGTATCTCCAGCAGATGCAGCAGCAGCTAAACGTTCATTAGAAATTTTAGATGCGGACACTAGCTTAAATGAAAAACTTTGGGAAAATGCAACATACTTTAAAGAAAAATTAAACGCTATGGGATTTGAAACAGGTATTTCAGAAACACCAATCACGCCAGTAATCATTGGTGATGAGCAAAAAGCACAAGATTTCAGTAAACGTTTATATGAAGAAGGCGTTTATGTTAAATCAATCGTATTCCCAACAGTACCACTAGGAACTGGACGTGTACGTAACATGCCAACTGCAGCTCATACAAAAGAAATGTTAGATAATGCATTAGCTATCTATGAAAAAGTTGGTAAAGAGTTCGACTTAATCTAA
- a CDS encoding ZIP family metal transporter — protein MLDWLVGLSPWQQALAGTLFTYGMTALGAALVFFFKDIKKDILNLMLGFASGVMIAASFWSLLDPAIEQATENGSIPWLVAGIGFAAGGLFLYAADRVIPHMHFGPNQEREGMESHLKRTILLVFSITLHNIPEGLAVGVAFGAANQMADPVAGVLAAMSVAIGIGIQNFPEGAAVSIPLRQEGLSRWKSFLYGQASGIVEPIAGVLGAILVTKLTFVLPYALAFAAGAMIYVVVEELIPEAQQNSSSKNHHAVFGVMVGFIIMMVLDVALG, from the coding sequence ATGCTAGATTGGTTAGTCGGGTTGTCTCCCTGGCAACAGGCGTTAGCAGGGACATTGTTTACTTATGGGATGACAGCATTAGGTGCTGCATTGGTTTTTTTCTTTAAAGATATCAAAAAAGATATTCTAAATTTGATGTTAGGTTTTGCATCAGGGGTTATGATTGCAGCAAGTTTTTGGTCATTATTAGATCCAGCAATTGAACAAGCAACGGAGAATGGGTCAATACCTTGGCTTGTAGCAGGGATAGGTTTTGCAGCTGGAGGGTTATTTTTATATGCAGCGGATCGTGTGATACCGCATATGCATTTTGGTCCTAATCAAGAGCGAGAAGGAATGGAAAGTCATTTAAAGAGAACCATTTTACTTGTTTTCTCAATAACATTGCATAATATTCCAGAAGGTTTAGCTGTCGGTGTGGCCTTTGGTGCGGCAAATCAAATGGCGGATCCAGTAGCAGGAGTATTAGCGGCAATGTCAGTAGCTATCGGGATTGGGATTCAAAACTTCCCTGAAGGTGCAGCAGTCTCAATTCCTCTAAGACAGGAAGGGTTGAGTCGTTGGAAATCCTTCCTTTATGGTCAGGCATCAGGGATTGTTGAACCAATTGCCGGTGTTTTAGGTGCGATATTAGTTACTAAATTAACATTTGTTTTACCGTATGCTTTAGCATTTGCGGCTGGAGCAATGATTTATGTTGTGGTTGAAGAATTGATACCAGAAGCACAACAAAATTCATCTAGTAAAAACCACCACGCTGTTTTTGGTGTGATGGTTGGCTTTATTATTATGATGGTTTTAGATGTGGCGTTAGGTTAA
- a CDS encoding folate family ECF transporter S component: MNKRKMSTRTIALMGILMAMQIILTRFLSIQTPFVRIGFTFVPIVIMSMMFNPWITGVGTLLADFVGIIVFGSTGPYFPGFSLSALLTGLVYSFFFYKKEMSLKRIIVASLIVGLVIELGLNTVWLYMIAPGPGVLAQVPLRLGKAAILIPIKIFVIYLISHNQVMQNQIKRFRS; this comes from the coding sequence ATGAATAAAAGAAAAATGAGTACGAGAACGATTGCTTTAATGGGTATCTTGATGGCGATGCAAATTATTTTGACGCGCTTTTTGTCAATTCAAACGCCATTTGTTAGAATTGGTTTTACGTTTGTCCCAATCGTCATTATGTCGATGATGTTTAATCCCTGGATTACAGGTGTAGGAACATTATTAGCAGATTTTGTGGGGATTATTGTCTTCGGAAGTACCGGTCCTTATTTTCCAGGGTTTTCGCTTTCGGCCCTACTGACAGGACTAGTTTACAGTTTCTTTTTTTATAAAAAAGAGATGAGTTTAAAACGAATCATCGTTGCAAGTTTAATTGTTGGTTTAGTCATTGAATTAGGTTTAAATACTGTATGGCTGTATATGATTGCACCAGGACCGGGTGTTTTAGCTCAGGTTCCATTACGTTTAGGGAAAGCAGCTATTTTAATTCCGATTAAAATTTTTGTCATCTATTTAATTAGTCATAATCAAGTGATGCAAAACCAAATTAAACGGTTTAGATCATAA
- the rsmA gene encoding 16S rRNA (adenine(1518)-N(6)/adenine(1519)-N(6))-dimethyltransferase RsmA produces the protein MEYKDIATPSRTRDILKKYGFQFKKSLGQNFLTEPNILRNIVEAAELDETSNAIEVGPGIGALTEHLARSAKEVLAFEIDGRLIEVLEETLSPYPNVTVVNEDVLKADLTTIAKETFKQDLPIKVVANLPYYITTPIMMHFLESDLNVSEMVVMMQKEVADRITAKPSTKAYGSLSIAVQYYMEASVAFIVPKTAFIPQPNVDSAIIKLVRRDKPAVEVNDEKAFFKLTKAAFQQRRKTLWNNLQATYGKEEAIKERLAKALETAGIDPKRRGETLSLEEFAKLSNALG, from the coding sequence GTGGAGTATAAAGATATAGCAACACCAAGTCGCACGCGTGATATTTTAAAAAAATATGGCTTTCAATTTAAAAAGAGTCTAGGGCAGAATTTTTTAACAGAACCTAATATTCTTAGAAATATTGTGGAAGCTGCTGAGTTAGATGAAACTTCAAATGCGATTGAAGTTGGACCGGGTATTGGTGCTTTAACAGAACATTTAGCACGCTCGGCTAAAGAGGTCTTAGCCTTTGAAATAGATGGTCGTTTAATTGAAGTTTTAGAGGAGACACTGTCACCTTACCCTAATGTGACAGTTGTTAATGAAGATGTCCTAAAAGCAGATTTAACAACTATTGCGAAAGAAACATTTAAACAAGATTTACCAATCAAAGTGGTTGCTAATTTACCTTATTACATTACAACACCAATTATGATGCACTTTTTAGAATCGGATTTAAATGTGTCAGAGATGGTTGTTATGATGCAAAAAGAAGTAGCAGATCGGATTACAGCTAAGCCAAGTACAAAAGCTTATGGTTCATTATCAATTGCTGTTCAATATTATATGGAGGCGAGTGTCGCTTTTATTGTTCCAAAAACAGCCTTTATTCCACAGCCAAACGTTGATTCAGCGATTATTAAACTAGTTCGTCGGGATAAACCAGCGGTGGAAGTTAATGATGAAAAAGCTTTCTTTAAATTAACAAAAGCTGCTTTCCAACAAAGACGTAAAACACTCTGGAACAACTTGCAAGCGACTTATGGCAAGGAAGAAGCTATTAAAGAGCGGTTAGCGAAAGCTTTAGAAACTGCAGGGATTGATCCTAAACGTCGTGGTGAAACATTATCATTGGAAGAGTTTGCAAAATTATCAAATGCGTTAGGTTAA
- the rnmV gene encoding ribonuclease M5 encodes MVKKQKINEMVVVEGKDDTKRLQQFLEVDTIETIGSAIDEAILERIRLAQEVRGVIVLTDPDFSGEKIRKIITAEVPGVKHAFITREEGEPSSSSRGKSLGVEHASKGAIEKALKHVMTPTLDDNISEMIPREVLIGLGLIAGPKAKRRREQLGNKLRIGYTNAKQLEKRLLAFRITEEELAAAMIEVLEEEKRGV; translated from the coding sequence ATGGTAAAAAAACAAAAAATTAATGAAATGGTTGTTGTAGAAGGAAAAGATGATACAAAACGTTTACAACAATTTTTAGAAGTAGATACGATTGAAACGATTGGTTCAGCAATAGATGAAGCGATTCTAGAACGAATTCGTTTAGCCCAAGAAGTCAGAGGAGTCATCGTACTGACTGATCCTGATTTTTCGGGAGAAAAAATTCGTAAGATTATTACTGCTGAAGTGCCAGGTGTTAAACATGCTTTTATTACTCGTGAAGAAGGTGAGCCTTCTTCAAGTTCTAGAGGTAAAAGTCTTGGCGTGGAGCATGCTTCAAAGGGAGCGATTGAAAAAGCGTTGAAACATGTGATGACACCAACGTTAGATGACAATATCTCAGAAATGATTCCGCGAGAAGTTTTGATTGGTTTAGGATTGATTGCGGGACCTAAAGCTAAGAGACGTCGAGAACAATTAGGAAATAAATTACGAATTGGTTATACGAATGCGAAGCAATTAGAAAAAAGATTATTAGCTTTTCGTATTACAGAAGAAGAACTAGCGGCCGCTATGATAGAGGTTCTAGAGGAGGAAAAACGTGGAGTATAA
- a CDS encoding TatD family hydrolase, which produces MIFDTHTHLNVDQFKDDIPETIQRAAELGVTEMAIVGFDIPTIKKSLELSKVYDHLYSIIGWHPTEAGNYSKEIEKDLEMKLTLPKVVALGEIGLDYYWMEDPKDVQEKVFRRQIAISKEHNLPISIHTRDAMEDTYRILKDEQVPEAGGIMHSFSGDSEWMERFIDLGMHISLSGVVTFKKAIEVHDVAKLVPLERLLIETDAPYLAPVPYRGKRNEPGFTRYVAERIAELRNEPWERIAEETTRNAHKLFRLN; this is translated from the coding sequence ATGATTTTTGATACCCATACCCATTTAAATGTTGACCAGTTTAAAGATGATATTCCAGAAACTATTCAACGTGCTGCTGAGTTAGGAGTGACTGAAATGGCCATTGTTGGTTTTGATATTCCGACAATCAAAAAGTCATTAGAACTGAGCAAAGTGTATGATCATTTATACAGTATTATTGGTTGGCATCCGACTGAAGCTGGTAATTATTCAAAAGAGATTGAAAAAGATTTAGAAATGAAACTAACCTTACCGAAAGTAGTCGCTTTAGGTGAAATTGGTTTGGATTACTATTGGATGGAAGATCCAAAAGACGTTCAAGAAAAAGTGTTTCGTCGTCAAATTGCCATTTCCAAAGAACATAATCTACCGATTAGCATTCACACGCGAGATGCCATGGAAGATACCTATCGTATTCTTAAAGATGAGCAGGTACCTGAAGCGGGTGGTATTATGCATAGTTTTAGTGGTGATTCGGAATGGATGGAACGTTTTATTGATCTAGGTATGCACATTTCATTAAGCGGTGTGGTAACTTTTAAAAAAGCTATTGAAGTTCATGATGTGGCTAAGTTAGTCCCTCTTGAAAGACTATTAATCGAAACAGATGCTCCGTATTTAGCGCCAGTTCCTTATCGAGGGAAGCGTAATGAACCTGGGTTTACACGTTATGTGGCTGAACGGATAGCGGAGTTACGAAATGAACCATGGGAAAGGATAGCGGAAGAGACAACACGTAATGCTCATAAACTATTTAGGTTAAATTAG
- the metG gene encoding methionine--tRNA ligase — protein MTEKKPFYITTPIYYPSGKLHIGSSYTTIACDAVARYKRLTGHEVFYLTGLDEHGQKIEQKAEEMNISPQQYVDQMAVDVQKLWKDLDITNDKFIRTTDPEHVERVQQIFERLLAQGDIYLGEYEGWYSVSDEEYFTESQLMEVFHDDNGKVIGGKAPSGHEVELVKEECYFFRMSKYAGRLLEYYAENPDFIQPESRKNEMINNFIKPGLEDLAVTRTTFSWGVPVPSNPKHVVYVWIDALSNYITALGYGSQDDENFQKFWPANVHMVGKEIVRFHTIYWPIMLMALDLPLPEKVYAHGWIVMKDGKMSKSKGNVVYPDMLIERYGLDALRYYLLRAIPFGNDSVFTPEEFVARVNYDLANDLGNLLNRTVAMINKYCDGVVPKYASLVTDFDGELSTTAANVIGKYHKAMDNMEFSVALQEIWVLISRANKYIDETAPWVLAKDPEKKAELDSVMVHLAESLRIAALLLQPILTEAPKKIFAQLGLDDSDMGIEEIRFGEFPIDTKVISKGQPIFPRLDTEEEVAYIKEKMNEKASENAEDFTWDPTETELVSVKEQAIVYDDFDKVEIKVAEVIDCKKVKGADKLLQFRLDAGDKNHRQILSGVAEFYPNPEDLVGKKVMVVANLTPRKLRGEISQGMILSAEFDGKLQIMEAPKGVPNGSVIA, from the coding sequence ATGACAGAAAAGAAACCATTTTATATAACAACGCCAATTTACTATCCAAGTGGTAAATTACATATTGGTAGCTCGTATACAACGATTGCTTGCGATGCTGTAGCGCGTTATAAACGTTTAACAGGGCATGAAGTTTTTTATCTAACAGGTTTAGATGAACATGGCCAAAAGATTGAACAAAAAGCAGAAGAAATGAATATTTCTCCCCAACAGTATGTTGATCAAATGGCGGTTGATGTTCAAAAGTTATGGAAAGATTTAGACATCACAAATGATAAATTTATTCGTACAACAGATCCAGAACATGTGGAACGTGTCCAACAAATTTTCGAACGCTTATTAGCGCAAGGGGATATTTATTTAGGTGAGTATGAAGGCTGGTACTCTGTTTCTGATGAAGAATATTTTACTGAAAGTCAGTTGATGGAAGTTTTCCATGATGATAACGGAAAAGTTATCGGTGGGAAAGCGCCGAGTGGTCATGAAGTCGAATTAGTTAAAGAAGAATGTTATTTCTTCAGAATGAGTAAGTATGCTGGCCGTTTACTTGAATACTATGCAGAGAACCCAGATTTTATTCAACCAGAATCACGTAAAAATGAAATGATCAATAATTTCATAAAACCTGGACTGGAAGATTTAGCAGTGACAAGAACAACATTCTCGTGGGGAGTGCCTGTCCCAAGTAATCCTAAACATGTTGTATATGTTTGGATTGACGCGTTATCTAACTATATCACTGCATTAGGATATGGCAGTCAAGATGATGAAAATTTTCAAAAATTCTGGCCGGCTAATGTCCACATGGTTGGGAAAGAAATCGTACGTTTTCACACGATTTATTGGCCAATTATGTTAATGGCATTAGATTTACCATTACCAGAGAAAGTTTATGCACATGGTTGGATCGTGATGAAAGATGGGAAGATGTCTAAATCAAAAGGGAACGTTGTCTATCCTGATATGCTGATTGAACGTTACGGCTTGGATGCATTACGTTATTATCTATTGCGTGCTATTCCATTTGGAAATGACAGTGTCTTCACGCCAGAAGAATTTGTAGCCCGTGTTAATTATGATTTAGCTAATGATTTAGGGAACTTGTTGAACAGAACGGTTGCAATGATTAATAAATATTGTGATGGTGTGGTTCCTAAGTACGCTTCACTTGTAACTGATTTTGATGGTGAGCTATCAACAACAGCTGCCAACGTGATTGGTAAATATCACAAAGCAATGGATAACATGGAGTTTAGTGTTGCCCTACAAGAAATTTGGGTGTTAATCTCTCGCGCCAATAAGTATATTGATGAAACAGCGCCTTGGGTGTTGGCTAAGGATCCAGAGAAAAAAGCAGAGTTAGATAGTGTAATGGTTCATTTAGCTGAAAGTTTGAGAATTGCAGCATTATTATTACAACCGATTTTAACAGAAGCGCCTAAGAAAATTTTTGCGCAACTTGGTTTAGATGATTCGGATATGGGGATCGAAGAAATTCGTTTTGGTGAGTTCCCAATTGATACAAAAGTAATCAGTAAAGGTCAACCAATCTTCCCGCGTTTAGATACGGAAGAAGAAGTCGCTTATATTAAAGAAAAAATGAATGAAAAAGCTAGTGAAAATGCTGAGGATTTCACGTGGGATCCAACTGAAACAGAATTGGTTAGCGTCAAAGAACAAGCAATTGTTTATGATGATTTCGACAAAGTGGAAATTAAAGTAGCAGAAGTTATTGATTGTAAAAAAGTCAAAGGTGCCGATAAATTATTACAATTCCGTTTAGATGCAGGTGATAAAAATCACCGTCAAATCTTATCAGGTGTGGCAGAATTTTATCCGAACCCAGAAGATTTAGTTGGTAAGAAAGTGATGGTAGTTGCTAACTTAACACCAAGGAAATTACGTGGTGAAATTAGTCAAGGAATGATCCTATCAGCTGAATTTGATGGTAAGTTACAAATTATGGAAGCACCTAAAGGCGTTCCGAACGGTTCAGTGATTGCCTAA